A window of Thermococcus aggregans contains these coding sequences:
- a CDS encoding DEAD/DEAH box helicase has product MIRFASREYSDEEIYAILDKPIGEWFRRKFGTFTPPQRYAVVEIHKGENVLISSPTGSGKTLSAFLAAINELVLLGKEGKLKDQIYVLYVSPLRALNNDIRRNLEEPLKEIREVYKEFGYELPEIRVAVRTSDTSSYEKQKMTKKPPHILITTPESLAIALNAPKFSQRLKTVKYVIIDEVHALAENKRGSHLTLSLERLQNLAGDFVRIGLSATIHPLEEVAKFVFGFNDDGTPRSGLIVDVSFAKQTEIKVESVVEDLVYASAEEISKALYKRLEELIEQHRTTLIFTNTRSGAERVAYHLKKRFPKYAELIEAHHSSLSRDVRLEVEEKLKRGELKAVVCVPGHMKMLTSKGIKRIDKLIGNEEIIGIEDTKSSFVRFKGVHKIKYNSEGIRLKTKLGFEVEATKGHKFLTIKYGKPAWIEAGKLKPGDYIGILRRLPSLEEEISIFEILPDSAYLHLRAEFLEELKKNIQAKFGSIKAFARKLNVSESYLSRQLRGEYSFRWCKLKMVLNEVNMSIEENDVVKITSDKNTYELPKRFTPGMARLLGFWLADGSWKSNSITLFSSDLEVLRRYAKLVKEEFGIKGVIRRQNESTYGLEIPFSVLLRIFKGLVGNNGRKSIDGRFPEILYRLPKEHKIQFLSGYFDGDGYLEIKEDNRVYSAGFATFNLEFAEGIRNLLLQLGIVASLRRRDYNECYSFKGKKIRKVGTSYTVAILGGEYLRKFGELIEPWRPGLEKIKNITSGGYSNSDVIPGIGNRLRKIREKLGITSYQLQKMGMYNPIKVELGTREISRRNLVRLLDFYERIARERNAEGVLSEIEELQKLANGDIFFDKIESVESVFIADAYGILDSKTGNYVVNGFVSKNSSTSLELGIDIGTIDLVVLIGSPKSVNRALQRIGRAGHRLHEVSRGIILVLDRDDLVECTVLAHNARNRRLDRIKIPQNPLDVLVQHLLGMALERVWDINEAYRLVKRAYPYRNLSFDDFMSVLRYLAGEYAGLEEKKVYAKIWLDENEGKFGKRGKMTRVIYYMNVGTIPDEAKIEVYTLDRRFIGTVEEEFAERLMPGDIFVLAGRTYEFKKSRGNRIYVIPKEGAKPTIPAWFSEMLPLSFDLAIDIQRFRREVKSLLNNKRAKSFLMKKYQIDEKAAKAILAYFREQEKYSTIPDDETLLVEEVFDEKRAKYFFHTLIGRRANEALSRAFAYVISKKKKANVGIAISDNGFMLILPKEKPLNEEEIKALFQIENLRETLKRALDNTELLKRRFRHVANRGLLILRRYMGRKKSLSRQQLNAQTLLRLLEKNYPDFPLLKETYREIMEDKMDIENAELFLSWVKKGEIKVVVEHNELPSPFAFNLEVIGASDVVLMEDRRELIKQLHSKIMKLIGEKV; this is encoded by the coding sequence ATGATAAGGTTTGCAAGTAGGGAATACAGCGATGAGGAAATCTATGCAATACTCGATAAGCCTATTGGAGAGTGGTTTAGGCGCAAATTTGGGACGTTCACGCCTCCTCAGAGATATGCAGTTGTTGAAATCCACAAGGGGGAAAACGTCCTCATATCCTCACCAACTGGTAGTGGAAAAACTTTATCCGCTTTTCTCGCTGCTATAAACGAGCTTGTTCTTCTTGGAAAGGAGGGCAAACTTAAGGATCAAATTTACGTTCTCTATGTTTCTCCCCTAAGGGCTTTGAACAACGACATACGGAGGAACCTTGAGGAGCCTCTGAAGGAGATAAGAGAGGTATACAAGGAGTTTGGGTACGAGCTGCCAGAGATAAGGGTGGCTGTGAGGACTAGCGATACATCAAGTTATGAAAAGCAGAAGATGACAAAGAAGCCGCCCCATATTCTGATAACTACCCCGGAAAGCCTTGCCATAGCTCTCAACGCCCCTAAATTCAGCCAGAGGTTAAAGACTGTCAAATATGTTATCATTGATGAAGTCCATGCCTTGGCTGAGAACAAGAGAGGGAGTCACCTAACCCTAAGCTTGGAAAGGCTTCAAAATCTTGCCGGGGATTTCGTTAGAATCGGCCTAAGCGCAACAATACATCCCCTTGAGGAAGTTGCCAAGTTTGTCTTCGGTTTTAATGATGACGGCACTCCACGCTCTGGGTTAATCGTTGATGTTAGCTTTGCGAAGCAGACTGAAATCAAAGTTGAGAGCGTTGTTGAAGACCTAGTCTATGCTTCGGCTGAGGAAATCAGTAAAGCTTTGTACAAACGCTTGGAGGAGCTCATAGAGCAGCATAGAACGACGCTGATATTTACAAACACAAGAAGCGGAGCTGAAAGGGTTGCATATCACCTTAAGAAGAGGTTTCCGAAATACGCGGAATTGATCGAAGCTCACCATTCAAGCCTTTCCAGAGACGTTAGGCTTGAAGTAGAGGAGAAATTGAAGAGAGGGGAGCTTAAGGCCGTTGTATGTGTCCCGGGACACATGAAGATGCTTACTTCCAAAGGGATTAAGAGAATAGACAAGCTTATCGGTAATGAGGAGATAATCGGGATTGAGGACACAAAAAGTAGCTTTGTAAGATTCAAGGGCGTTCACAAGATTAAATACAACTCTGAGGGAATAAGACTCAAAACAAAGCTTGGCTTTGAAGTTGAAGCCACAAAAGGACACAAGTTTCTCACAATAAAATATGGGAAGCCTGCTTGGATTGAAGCGGGGAAGCTCAAGCCTGGGGACTACATTGGGATTTTGCGCAGGTTGCCAAGTTTAGAAGAAGAAATTTCCATTTTTGAAATCCTTCCAGATTCCGCTTACTTACATTTGCGAGCTGAGTTTTTAGAAGAGCTAAAGAAGAACATTCAGGCTAAATTTGGTTCGATTAAGGCCTTTGCAAGGAAACTGAATGTGAGTGAGAGCTACTTATCAAGGCAGCTTAGGGGTGAGTATTCCTTTAGATGGTGCAAACTAAAAATGGTTCTTAATGAAGTTAACATGAGCATCGAAGAAAACGATGTTGTGAAAATAACATCCGACAAAAACACTTACGAACTGCCTAAAAGATTCACTCCTGGGATGGCTAGGCTTCTCGGCTTCTGGCTTGCCGACGGTTCATGGAAGAGCAACTCAATAACTCTTTTTTCCAGTGATTTAGAAGTGCTTAGGCGTTATGCCAAGCTTGTCAAAGAAGAGTTTGGGATTAAAGGAGTTATAAGAAGGCAAAACGAAAGCACATATGGGCTTGAAATCCCATTTAGCGTGCTCCTTCGCATCTTTAAAGGGCTTGTGGGGAACAATGGAAGGAAATCTATCGATGGAAGATTTCCAGAGATACTCTACCGCCTTCCAAAAGAGCACAAGATTCAGTTTTTATCTGGTTATTTTGATGGTGACGGATACCTTGAGATAAAAGAGGACAATCGTGTGTATTCGGCTGGCTTCGCTACCTTTAACCTAGAGTTTGCCGAAGGGATACGCAATCTTTTACTCCAGCTCGGAATCGTTGCATCTCTCAGAAGGCGGGACTACAACGAATGCTACTCATTTAAAGGCAAAAAGATAAGAAAGGTCGGAACCTCTTACACCGTCGCAATCTTAGGTGGGGAATATCTACGAAAATTTGGAGAGCTAATAGAGCCTTGGCGTCCTGGGCTTGAAAAAATAAAAAATATTACATCTGGCGGATATTCAAATTCCGATGTAATTCCCGGAATTGGCAATCGTCTCAGGAAAATAAGGGAGAAGCTTGGCATCACGTCATACCAGCTTCAAAAAATGGGGATGTACAATCCTATCAAAGTTGAGCTAGGAACCCGCGAAATCAGCAGGAGAAATTTAGTTAGACTGCTTGACTTTTACGAGAGAATTGCGAGGGAGAGAAACGCTGAGGGTGTACTCTCTGAAATTGAGGAGCTCCAAAAGCTTGCAAATGGAGACATTTTCTTCGATAAAATTGAATCTGTAGAGTCAGTTTTTATCGCGGATGCATATGGCATCTTAGACTCTAAAACAGGAAACTACGTTGTTAACGGCTTCGTCTCAAAAAACAGCTCGACGAGTCTTGAGCTCGGGATTGATATAGGTACAATAGATCTGGTTGTCCTCATCGGTTCACCAAAGAGCGTCAACAGAGCACTTCAAAGAATTGGAAGGGCAGGGCATAGGTTGCATGAGGTAAGTAGGGGGATAATTCTCGTTCTGGATAGAGACGATTTAGTGGAATGCACTGTTTTAGCCCATAATGCGAGAAATAGAAGGCTTGATAGGATTAAAATTCCCCAGAATCCACTAGACGTTCTTGTGCAGCATCTTCTTGGCATGGCCTTGGAGAGAGTCTGGGACATCAATGAGGCCTACAGGCTTGTTAAGAGGGCTTATCCATACCGCAATCTAAGCTTTGACGACTTCATGAGCGTTTTGCGCTATCTCGCAGGGGAATACGCCGGATTAGAAGAGAAGAAAGTCTACGCTAAGATTTGGCTCGATGAAAATGAGGGGAAGTTCGGCAAGAGAGGCAAGATGACGAGGGTGATATACTACATGAACGTTGGCACGATTCCAGACGAGGCAAAAATTGAAGTTTACACCTTGGATAGGCGCTTCATAGGGACTGTTGAAGAGGAATTTGCCGAAAGGCTAATGCCTGGAGACATATTCGTTCTTGCCGGCAGGACGTATGAGTTCAAGAAGTCAAGGGGGAACAGAATATACGTGATACCTAAAGAGGGAGCAAAGCCTACTATCCCGGCATGGTTTTCTGAAATGCTCCCCTTGAGTTTTGATCTGGCTATAGACATTCAAAGGTTTAGAAGGGAAGTCAAGAGCCTCTTAAACAACAAAAGGGCTAAAAGTTTCCTTATGAAGAAATACCAAATTGACGAAAAAGCTGCAAAGGCTATTTTGGCCTATTTCAGAGAGCAGGAAAAATATTCCACAATTCCAGACGATGAGACTCTTTTAGTTGAGGAGGTCTTTGACGAGAAAAGGGCTAAGTACTTTTTCCACACGCTCATTGGAAGAAGGGCTAATGAAGCCCTAAGCAGGGCCTTTGCCTATGTTATCAGCAAAAAGAAGAAAGCCAACGTTGGGATAGCAATAAGCGACAATGGATTTATGCTCATTCTCCCCAAGGAGAAGCCCCTAAACGAGGAAGAAATTAAGGCACTGTTCCAGATTGAGAACTTAAGGGAAACCTTAAAGAGGGCATTGGACAATACGGAGCTTTTAAAGAGGCGCTTTAGGCACGTTGCAAACAGAGGTCTGCTCATCCTTAGGAGATACATGGGAAGAAAGAAGAGCTTAAGCAGACAGCAGTTAAATGCACAAACTCTCTTAAGGCTTTTGGAGAAAAACTATCCCGACTTTCCGCTTTTGAAAGAAACTTACAGGGAGATAATGGAGGACAAAATGGACATAGAAAATGCAGAGCTCTTCCTGAGCTGGGTTAAAAAGGGGGAGATAAAAGTGGTGGTAGAGCATAATGAACTGCCCTCACCTTTTGCCTTTAATCTTGAAGTGATTGGAGCAAGCGACGTTGTGCTCATGGAGGACAGAAGGGAGCTTATTAAGCAGCTGCACAGCAAAATCATGAAGCTAATAGGGGAAAAGGTTTAA
- a CDS encoding outer membrane protein assembly factor BamB family protein — translation MSKKIRILLNILFIFLIFWTLNYWEETSKRDPLLDRIYRLDLSLEWDVDGIGFQNDTLVVKVTYHGLSRNPKNGSLLFIRDGKIVRNVTLLPFDDFGTFDLSKDVIALGTYSIKWLDESTFTFSPFYLIAYSPTGSELWRKEFNVTSLSTAGDLIVARGYVRNGSVVKVFDVRGNELWGLAFGENVATNGKTIAVTEKGKIYLFSREGNLIKTIEPWKGTVGSVELTDDGRLVVTFYSKEGSYLGVYSENGSLLWTKNFSRIRDFAISQNYILVYDGALHILDWSGKVLWDNTRYYPLYPEVGIALGRIAISGDEKFIAYGSSEVSLAINPLFDHDKDGIIDEDDPIPFNNGIFYRALLTIVVGIAAIWVNRRELQKSREEARKKYEEIKNSLDSKL, via the coding sequence GTGAGTAAAAAGATACGAATTTTGCTGAACATCCTGTTTATCTTTTTAATATTCTGGACATTGAACTACTGGGAGGAAACTTCCAAAAGGGATCCTCTGCTAGATAGAATATATAGACTTGATCTCAGCCTTGAATGGGATGTAGATGGAATAGGGTTTCAAAATGACACCCTCGTTGTTAAGGTGACATACCATGGATTATCGAGAAACCCAAAAAATGGGAGCTTGCTTTTTATAAGGGATGGAAAGATAGTCAGAAACGTAACGTTACTGCCTTTTGATGATTTTGGAACATTTGATCTCTCAAAAGATGTTATAGCTCTTGGAACCTACAGTATTAAGTGGCTTGATGAATCTACTTTTACTTTTTCTCCGTTTTATCTTATAGCGTATTCTCCTACGGGTTCTGAGCTCTGGAGAAAGGAGTTCAATGTAACTTCTCTAAGCACAGCCGGTGATTTAATTGTGGCAAGGGGTTACGTAAGGAACGGTAGCGTTGTTAAGGTTTTTGACGTACGAGGAAATGAGCTCTGGGGCTTGGCTTTTGGTGAAAATGTCGCCACAAACGGAAAAACCATTGCAGTCACTGAGAAAGGCAAAATTTATCTCTTCTCAAGAGAAGGGAATCTCATAAAAACCATTGAACCGTGGAAGGGAACTGTTGGTTCTGTAGAGCTTACGGATGATGGAAGACTCGTTGTGACTTTCTATTCGAAAGAGGGGTCTTACTTGGGAGTTTATAGTGAAAATGGAAGCTTACTCTGGACGAAGAATTTCTCTCGCATAAGGGATTTTGCGATCTCTCAAAATTATATCTTAGTGTATGATGGTGCACTGCATATACTCGATTGGTCGGGAAAAGTGCTCTGGGATAACACTCGCTATTATCCTTTGTATCCAGAAGTGGGAATAGCATTGGGGAGAATTGCGATTTCTGGGGATGAGAAGTTTATAGCCTACGGGAGTTCTGAAGTGAGCTTAGCAATAAATCCCCTCTTTGATCATGACAAAGACGGCATTATAGACGAAGATGATCCTATCCCCTTTAACAATGGCATTTTCTATAGAGCTCTGCTGACAATTGTCGTGGGCATTGCTGCGATATGGGTAAACAGGAGAGAACTACAAAAGAGTAGGGAAGAAGCGAGAAAAAAGTATGAAGAGATTAAAAACTCCTTAGACTCTAAACTTTAA
- a CDS encoding prolyl oligopeptidase family serine peptidase codes for MEDPYIWMENLKDERVLKFVQEENTRFREFIGDLPEKLIEEVREYYYLPNIVRAQITEKGTIVQVNEGGRQAIKVLESGEVIVDSKELEKELNDEVLLQGFIGDKKSKKLAYTFSIGGADEGITRIIDLESGEIIEEIKPSIRNIVFLENGYYFARFYRKGETPDGVPAPAERIFLKKEEKEEMIFGEGLVSGYFMNLQKSTDGKWAMLTVSFGWNKADIYFGPLEEPEKWKKVYSSEVPAYPIDYVDGKLYIYTREGKGLGKVIALDGEGAKEVIAEEEFPLEWAIIVNGKILAGYMVHASSMLKLFTLDGELLDEITFDVPGQVYPLDSDGKKALLRYESFTVPYRLYKFDEKLEVVSEVKVEGDFKVGEDFATSRDGTKIHYFIVRGEKDDRKAWVFGYGGFNIALKPRFFPHVIPFIKRGGTFVMANLRGGSEYGEEWHRAGMRENKQNVFDDFMAVLEKLKKEGYKVAAWGRSNGGLLISAVLTQRPDLMDVALIGYPVIDMLRFHKLYIGSVWIPEYGNPDDPKDREFLLKYSPYHNLKPQKYPPTLIYTGLHDDRVHPGHALKFAKRLKDIGASVYLRVETKSGHMGASPETRIRELTELLAFVAKTLDVKV; via the coding sequence ATGGAAGACCCTTACATCTGGATGGAAAACCTAAAGGACGAGAGAGTTCTAAAATTTGTCCAAGAGGAAAACACACGCTTTAGAGAGTTTATCGGAGATTTACCCGAGAAGCTTATTGAAGAGGTAAGAGAATACTACTACCTTCCAAACATTGTGAGAGCTCAAATCACCGAGAAGGGAACAATTGTACAGGTAAATGAAGGGGGAAGGCAGGCTATCAAGGTCCTTGAGAGCGGGGAGGTAATAGTTGATTCAAAGGAACTCGAAAAAGAGCTTAACGATGAAGTCCTTCTTCAGGGGTTCATAGGAGACAAAAAAAGCAAAAAGTTAGCTTACACCTTCTCAATTGGTGGTGCCGACGAAGGAATAACGAGAATAATAGACCTCGAAAGCGGAGAGATTATTGAAGAAATAAAGCCCTCAATACGGAACATTGTCTTCCTTGAGAATGGTTATTACTTTGCCCGCTTCTACAGGAAGGGAGAAACACCAGACGGAGTTCCCGCTCCAGCAGAAAGGATATTCCTTAAGAAGGAAGAAAAAGAAGAAATGATCTTTGGTGAAGGGCTTGTCTCAGGCTATTTCATGAACCTCCAAAAGAGCACCGACGGAAAATGGGCAATGCTTACCGTGAGCTTTGGATGGAACAAGGCAGACATTTACTTTGGACCCCTTGAAGAGCCGGAAAAATGGAAAAAAGTGTATTCAAGCGAAGTCCCGGCCTACCCAATAGACTACGTCGATGGAAAGCTTTACATATACACAAGAGAGGGCAAAGGGCTTGGAAAGGTCATAGCATTAGACGGCGAAGGGGCAAAGGAGGTAATAGCGGAGGAAGAGTTCCCGTTGGAATGGGCGATTATTGTAAACGGAAAGATACTTGCCGGCTACATGGTTCATGCATCGTCAATGCTGAAGCTCTTTACGCTGGATGGCGAATTATTGGATGAGATAACTTTTGATGTGCCGGGACAGGTGTATCCGCTGGACAGCGATGGCAAAAAAGCCCTGCTCAGATACGAGAGCTTCACAGTTCCATATAGATTGTATAAATTTGATGAAAAGCTCGAAGTTGTGAGTGAAGTAAAGGTTGAAGGAGACTTTAAAGTCGGCGAAGACTTTGCAACCTCCAGAGACGGAACCAAGATTCACTACTTCATCGTTAGAGGAGAGAAAGACGACAGAAAGGCATGGGTCTTTGGATACGGAGGATTTAACATCGCACTAAAGCCAAGGTTCTTCCCGCATGTGATCCCATTCATAAAGCGCGGCGGAACCTTTGTGATGGCAAACCTCCGTGGCGGTTCCGAGTACGGTGAGGAATGGCATAGGGCTGGAATGAGAGAGAACAAGCAGAACGTGTTTGACGATTTCATGGCGGTTCTTGAAAAACTCAAAAAAGAGGGATACAAGGTTGCGGCATGGGGAAGAAGCAACGGCGGACTTTTGATTTCAGCCGTGCTGACACAGAGGCCTGACCTTATGGATGTCGCTTTAATAGGCTACCCCGTTATAGACATGCTACGCTTCCACAAGCTTTACATTGGCAGCGTTTGGATACCAGAATACGGCAATCCAGATGACCCAAAAGACAGAGAGTTTTTACTCAAATATTCTCCATATCACAACTTAAAGCCTCAAAAGTATCCGCCGACGCTCATTTACACAGGTTTACACGACGATAGGGTTCACCCGGGCCATGCACTTAAGTTCGCAAAGCGGCTCAAAGACATCGGTGCATCGGTTTACCTAAGGGTGGAAACAAAGAGCGGCCACATGGGAGCTTCGCCTGAAACCCGGATTAGGGAGCTAACGGAGCTGCTCGCTTTTGTTGCTAAGACGCTGGACGTTAAAGTTTAG